The following coding sequences are from one Deltaproteobacteria bacterium window:
- a CDS encoding metallophosphoesterase, translated as MLPASDPGAPFTFVVVGDPRSKGTFEALAEDINAAKPDFVVILGDWVDAGSTDWHAYYRQECPEYGFTCPVFFTPGNHDVDPKKYDLDAFARDYGPRNFSFVHGDCLFAFISHLDRRFSNRESLDYLRSLAGQDLGKYRRRFVFMHIPPWVSPDIKERHTTDEAELTRIFEDLHIDYAVAADFHGYNQTWLRGVEYLVTGGGGAHLHESMGKQFHHAVALTVGSDMVSERILPVAARFDFGDWLELNSVVRIGPMMLAHPVLFAVGNAIMALAVAGLFRKRTGGS; from the coding sequence ATGCTGCCCGCTTCCGATCCGGGAGCGCCATTCACTTTCGTCGTGGTCGGCGATCCCCGCAGCAAGGGGACGTTCGAGGCCCTGGCCGAGGACATCAACGCGGCCAAGCCGGATTTCGTGGTCATTCTCGGAGATTGGGTCGATGCGGGGTCCACGGACTGGCACGCCTATTACCGGCAGGAATGCCCGGAGTACGGCTTTACCTGTCCTGTCTTTTTCACGCCCGGCAATCATGATGTCGATCCCAAAAAATACGACCTGGACGCGTTCGCGCGCGACTACGGGCCGCGCAATTTTTCCTTTGTCCATGGCGATTGTCTGTTCGCCTTCATCAGTCATCTCGACAGGCGCTTTTCCAACCGCGAGTCCCTGGATTATCTGCGCTCCCTGGCGGGCCAGGACCTTGGAAAGTATCGCAGGCGTTTCGTGTTCATGCACATTCCTCCCTGGGTCTCGCCAGACATCAAGGAACGGCACACGACCGACGAGGCTGAACTGACGCGGATTTTCGAGGATCTGCATATTGACTACGCCGTGGCTGCGGATTTTCACGGCTACAACCAGACTTGGCTGCGCGGGGTGGAGTATCTCGTCACCGGTGGCGGCGGGGCGCACCTGCACGAATCGATGGGGAAGCAGTTTCACCACGCCGTGGCCCTGACCGTTGGGTCGGACATGGTCTCGGAGCGCATCCTGCCGGTGGCGGCGCGGTTCGATTTTGGCGACTGGCTGGAGTTGAATTCCGTGGTCCGCATTGGGCCGATGATGCTGGCGCATCCCGTGCTTTTTGCCGTGGGCAACGCGATCATGGCCCTGGCCGTGGCTGGATTGTTCAGGAAGCGAACCGGCGGGAGCTGA
- a CDS encoding MFS transporter, whose product MGFFHDTFTARPALPEEVKRLGWVSFFTDVASEMIYPVVPLFLTSVLGAPVAILGTIEGLAEVIVSLMKGLSGWHCDKLGRRVPYIRWGYGLGAMSKPLMAMAFSWPTILLARAVDRTGKGLRTTARDALIADAVDASQGGQAFGFHRMMDTAGAMLGVLLATILLALLPGHYRIVFLVATLPGLAAVWLTFRLKEAAQAPACAQSSTRDLFTGQAWVSLPKAFWMTLAPLLVFAFANSSDTFLILRAKNLGLSDTQSIMAYLLFNLVYALSAYPLGILSDRVGRWRMILCGWALYGFVYLGVAWADMSDVWWLFAVYGLFMGLTDGVDRALIRDQIPEDRKGTAMGIFHMGVGFMALAGSIAAGLCWDLIGPGAPFVLDGVAAFLAVLVAVTLRKHITGEAEN is encoded by the coding sequence ATGGGTTTCTTCCACGATACATTCACGGCGCGCCCTGCCCTGCCCGAGGAGGTCAAACGCCTCGGCTGGGTCAGTTTCTTCACCGATGTGGCCTCGGAAATGATCTATCCGGTGGTGCCGCTCTTCCTGACCTCGGTGCTTGGCGCGCCGGTGGCCATCCTGGGGACCATCGAGGGTCTGGCCGAGGTCATCGTCAGTCTGATGAAAGGCCTTTCCGGCTGGCATTGCGACAAACTGGGGCGCCGCGTACCGTATATCCGGTGGGGCTATGGCCTCGGGGCCATGTCCAAACCGCTCATGGCCATGGCCTTTTCCTGGCCCACAATCCTGCTGGCCCGGGCCGTGGACCGCACCGGCAAAGGATTGCGCACCACGGCCCGGGACGCCCTCATCGCCGACGCCGTGGACGCATCCCAGGGCGGCCAGGCCTTCGGCTTCCACCGCATGATGGACACGGCCGGGGCCATGCTCGGCGTGCTTCTGGCCACGATCCTGCTGGCCCTGCTCCCCGGCCACTACCGGATTGTTTTCCTGGTCGCCACGCTGCCCGGACTGGCGGCGGTATGGCTGACCTTCCGGCTGAAGGAAGCCGCACAGGCCCCGGCCTGCGCGCAATCCTCGACCCGCGACCTATTCACCGGCCAGGCCTGGGTCAGCCTGCCAAAAGCGTTCTGGATGACCCTGGCCCCGCTCCTCGTCTTCGCCTTCGCCAACTCCTCGGACACGTTCCTCATTCTGCGGGCCAAGAACCTGGGCCTCTCCGACACCCAGTCCATCATGGCCTACCTGCTCTTCAACCTTGTCTATGCCCTCAGCGCCTACCCGCTCGGCATCTTGAGCGACCGCGTGGGCCGCTGGCGAATGATCCTTTGCGGCTGGGCGTTGTATGGCTTCGTCTATCTGGGCGTGGCCTGGGCGGACATGAGCGACGTGTGGTGGCTTTTTGCCGTGTACGGCCTGTTCATGGGGCTGACCGACGGCGTCGACCGCGCCCTCATCCGCGACCAAATCCCCGAGGACCGCAAGGGCACGGCCATGGGCATCTTCCACATGGGAGTCGGGTTCATGGCCCTGGCCGGAAGCATCGCCGCCGGATTGTGCTGGGATCTCATCGGACCTGGAGCGCCCTTCGTGCTCGACGGAGTGGCGGCGTTTCTGGCTGTTCTGGTCGCGGTGACGTTGCGCAAACACATCACGGGCGAGGCGGAAAACTGA
- the lon gene encoding endopeptidase La — translation MSDEHTPASEQNTPPTTEPTENASAEGAMEEADIPTTLPLLAVRDIVVFNYMILPLFVGREKSVQAVDAALNSNRYILICTQKDESVDDPGPDDLYQVGTVAMIMRMLKMPDGRLKVLVQGLTRARITNFVQHEPYDTVDIELIDELVMENPGPQEEALLRTVKEQSEKILSLRGIDSTEIMNVLNSVNEHGRLADLVASNLRMKASEAQRILESHDPIERLNLVNTQLVKEVEVASMQAKIQSMAKEGMDKAQREYFLREQLKAIRRELGDKGGEGEEMEELRSTLNSLGLPKKVKKEADKQLTRLESMHPDSSEATVLRTYLDWIIDLPWKKTSKDRLDIKEAAKILNEDHYNLEKVKERILEYLSVRKLNPSMKGPILCFVGPPGVGKTSLGKSIARSLGRKFVRMSLGGMRDEAEIRGHRRTYIGAMPGRIIQSMKDAATINPVIMLDEIDKLGSDFRGDPSSALLEVLDPEQNNSFTDHYLNVPYDLSKVMFICTANMLDTIPSALLDRMEVIRIPGYTEQEKITIARRYLLTRQIKENGLTNENLIVSDAVLSEIIRGYTREAGLRNLEREIGSVCRKYARKVAEGKKGPFRVTSAALVKLLGQPKFMDEEREQTMPPGVALGLAWTPYGGEILHIECSLLPGKGKLLLTGKLGDVMKESAQAALSFARTKSASLNIADDFFDTHDIHIHVPAGATPKDGPSAGVTLYTALVSAITNTPIASDIAMTGEITLRGRVMPVGGIKEKILAAVSHGVSKVLIPAKNAHDLDEIPKDLRKRIVVKTVECVDEIWPEVRVQK, via the coding sequence ATGAGCGACGAACACACGCCCGCTTCGGAGCAAAATACCCCCCCGACCACCGAACCGACGGAAAACGCCAGTGCCGAGGGCGCCATGGAGGAAGCGGATATTCCGACCACCCTGCCCTTGCTGGCCGTGCGGGACATTGTCGTTTTCAATTACATGATCCTGCCCCTTTTTGTAGGGCGTGAAAAAAGCGTCCAGGCCGTGGATGCGGCCTTGAACAGCAACCGGTATATCCTGATCTGCACCCAAAAAGACGAAAGCGTCGACGATCCAGGTCCGGACGACCTCTATCAGGTTGGCACGGTGGCCATGATCATGCGCATGCTGAAAATGCCCGATGGCCGTCTCAAAGTTCTGGTCCAGGGGCTGACCCGGGCCCGGATCACGAACTTCGTCCAGCACGAGCCCTATGACACGGTCGACATCGAACTCATCGACGAGCTGGTCATGGAAAACCCCGGCCCCCAGGAGGAGGCGTTGTTGCGCACGGTCAAGGAACAGAGTGAAAAAATCCTGAGCCTGCGCGGCATCGACTCCACCGAAATCATGAACGTGCTCAATTCCGTCAACGAGCATGGCCGGCTGGCCGATTTGGTGGCCTCCAACCTGCGCATGAAGGCATCCGAGGCCCAACGCATCCTGGAAAGCCACGACCCCATCGAACGCCTGAATCTGGTCAACACGCAGCTGGTCAAGGAAGTCGAAGTGGCCTCCATGCAGGCCAAGATCCAGTCCATGGCCAAGGAAGGCATGGACAAGGCCCAACGCGAGTATTTCCTGCGCGAGCAATTAAAGGCCATCCGTCGCGAACTCGGCGACAAGGGTGGCGAGGGCGAGGAGATGGAGGAACTGCGCTCCACCCTCAACTCCCTGGGCCTGCCCAAAAAAGTCAAAAAGGAAGCCGACAAGCAACTGACACGCCTGGAATCCATGCACCCGGACAGTTCCGAGGCCACGGTCCTGCGCACCTATCTGGACTGGATCATCGACCTGCCCTGGAAAAAAACCTCCAAGGACCGCCTGGACATCAAGGAAGCCGCCAAAATCCTCAACGAGGACCACTACAATCTGGAAAAGGTCAAGGAACGCATTCTCGAATACCTGAGCGTGCGCAAGCTGAACCCGTCCATGAAAGGCCCCATTCTGTGTTTTGTCGGCCCTCCCGGCGTGGGCAAGACATCCCTGGGCAAATCCATCGCCCGCTCCCTGGGGCGCAAATTCGTGCGCATGTCCCTGGGCGGGATGCGTGACGAAGCGGAAATCCGGGGCCATCGCCGGACCTACATCGGAGCCATGCCCGGTCGCATCATCCAGTCCATGAAGGACGCGGCGACCATCAACCCGGTCATCATGCTCGACGAAATCGACAAGCTCGGCAGCGACTTCCGGGGCGATCCGTCCTCGGCCCTCTTGGAGGTGCTTGATCCGGAACAAAACAATTCCTTCACCGACCACTACCTGAACGTGCCCTATGACCTGTCCAAGGTCATGTTCATCTGCACGGCCAACATGCTCGATACCATCCCCTCGGCCCTGCTGGACCGCATGGAGGTCATCCGCATCCCCGGCTACACGGAACAGGAAAAAATCACCATTGCCCGACGCTATCTGCTGACCCGTCAAATCAAGGAAAACGGTCTGACCAACGAAAACCTGATCGTGTCCGACGCGGTCTTGTCCGAAATTATCCGTGGTTACACGCGGGAAGCGGGCCTGCGCAACCTTGAACGTGAAATTGGCTCGGTCTGTCGCAAGTACGCGCGCAAGGTGGCCGAGGGCAAAAAAGGCCCCTTCCGGGTGACCAGCGCGGCCCTGGTCAAGCTCTTGGGGCAACCCAAGTTCATGGACGAGGAACGTGAGCAGACCATGCCTCCGGGGGTGGCTCTGGGTCTGGCCTGGACTCCGTACGGCGGGGAAATTCTGCACATCGAGTGCAGCCTGCTGCCGGGCAAGGGCAAACTGCTGCTGACCGGCAAGCTCGGCGACGTGATGAAGGAAAGCGCCCAGGCGGCCCTGAGCTTCGCCCGGACCAAAAGCGCGAGCCTGAACATCGCCGACGATTTCTTCGACACCCACGACATCCACATCCATGTCCCGGCCGGTGCCACGCCCAAGGATGGGCCGTCGGCTGGCGTGACCCTGTACACGGCCCTGGTCTCGGCCATCACCAATACGCCCATAGCCTCGGATATTGCCATGACCGGCGAGATTACCCTGCGCGGGCGGGTCATGCCCGTGGGCGGCATCAAGGAAAAAATCCTGGCCGCGGTCAGCCACGGCGTGAGCAAGGTGCTCATCCCGGCCAAGAACGCCCACGACCTGGACGAAATACCCAAGGACTTGCGCAAGCGCATCGTGGTCAAAACAGTGGAATGCGTGGACGAAATCTGGCCGGAAGTCCGGGTCCAGAAATAG
- a CDS encoding protein tyrosine phosphatase produces MRSFFFTAGLKFLLGYLGVVMLVIAFAVFLNIWINGNFAVLTPGAVYRSGQLPPTRLDHVLRTYAIRSVLNLRGRSSSRWYAEEIEACGAAGVEHYDRKLSARKFVTPFDLAEIIELVRLAPKPILIHCDGGADRTGLVAAAWMIAGEHAAPHRAELELSLWRGHAPFFIWKKSAAMDKSFRRFMNSQKH; encoded by the coding sequence ATGCGCTCATTTTTCTTCACCGCCGGTTTGAAATTTTTGCTCGGCTATCTTGGCGTCGTGATGCTGGTGATCGCCTTTGCCGTGTTCCTGAATATCTGGATAAACGGCAATTTCGCGGTGCTCACTCCGGGCGCGGTCTACCGATCCGGACAATTGCCCCCGACCAGGCTTGACCATGTTCTGCGCACCTACGCCATCCGCAGCGTATTGAATTTGCGAGGTCGATCATCCTCCAGGTGGTATGCGGAGGAAATCGAAGCGTGCGGAGCTGCTGGTGTTGAACACTATGATCGAAAATTGTCCGCCAGGAAGTTCGTGACGCCTTTCGATCTCGCGGAGATCATTGAACTCGTCCGGCTCGCTCCCAAGCCAATCCTGATCCACTGCGATGGCGGCGCGGACCGCACGGGCCTCGTCGCGGCCGCGTGGATGATCGCGGGGGAACATGCCGCGCCGCATCGTGCGGAACTGGAACTTTCCCTTTGGCGTGGCCATGCTCCATTTTTTATCTGGAAAAAGAGCGCCGCCATGGATAAAAGTTTCAGGCGCTTCATGAATTCCCAAAAACACTGA